Proteins co-encoded in one Zalophus californianus isolate mZalCal1 chromosome 9, mZalCal1.pri.v2, whole genome shotgun sequence genomic window:
- the KCNA1 gene encoding potassium voltage-gated channel subfamily A member 1: protein MTVMSGENVDEASAAPGHPQDGSYPRPAEHDDHECCERVVINISGLRFETQLKTLAQFPNTLLGNPKKRMRYFDPLRNEYFFDRNRPSFDAILYYYQSGGRLRRPVNVPLDMFSEEIKFYELGEEAMEKFREDEGFIKEEERPLPEKEYQRQVWLLFEYPESSGPARVIAIVSVMVILISIVIFCLETLPELKDDKDFTGTVHRIDNTTVIYNSNIFTDPFFIVETLCIIWFSFELVVRFFACPSKTDFFKNIMNFIDIVAIIPYFITLGTEIAEQEGNQKGEQATSLAILRVIRLVRVFRIFKLSRHSKGLQILGQTLKASMRELGLLIFFLFIGVILFSSAVYFAEAEEAESHFSSIPDAFWWAVVSMTTVGYGDMYPVTIGGKIVGSLCAIAGVLTIALPVPVIVSNFNYFYHRETEGEEQAQLLHVSSPNLASDSDLSRRSSSTISKSEYMEIEEDMNNSIAHYRQANIRTGNCTTANQNCVNKSKLLTDV, encoded by the coding sequence ATGACGGTGATGTCTGGAGAGAACGTGGACGAGGCTTCGGCCGCCCCGGGCCACCCCCAGGATGGCAGCTACCCCCGGCCGGCCGAGCACGACGACCACGAGTGCTGCGAGCGCGTGGTGATCAACATCTCCGGGCTGCGCTTCGAAACGCAACTCAAGACCCTAGCGCAGTTCCCTAACACGCTTCTGGGCAACCCTAAAAAACGCATGCGCTACTTCGATCCCCTGAGGAACGAGTACTTCTTCGACCGCAACAGGCCCAGCTTCGACGCCATCCTCTACTACTACCAGTCCGGGGGCCGCCTGCGGAGACCGGTCAACGTGCCCCTGGACATGTTCTCTGAGGAGATCAAATTTTATGAGCTGGGCGAGGAGGCCATGGAGAAGTTCCGGGAGGACGAGGGCTTCATCAAGGAGGAGGAGCGCCCCCTGCCCGAGAAGGAATACCAGCGCCAGGTGTGGCTGCTCTTCGAGTACCCTGAGAGCTCGGGGCCCGCCCGGGTCATCGCCATCGTCTCTGTCATGGTCATCCTCATCTCCATTGTCATCTTTTGCCTGGAGACTCTGCCTGAGCTTAAGGAtgacaaggacttcacaggcaccGTGCACCGCATTGACAACACCACGGTTATCTACAATTCCAACATCTTCACGGACCCCTTCTTCATCGTGGAAACCCTGTGCATCATCTGGTTCTCCTTTGAGCTGGTGGTGCGCTTCTTTGCCTGCCCCAGCAAGACAGACTTCTTCAAAAACATCATGAACTTCATCGACATTGTGGCTATCATCCCCTATTTCATCACCCTAGGCACCGAGATAGCCGAGCAGGAGGGAAACCAGAAGGGCGAGCAGGCCACTTCGCTGGCCATCCTCAGGGTCATCCGGTTGGTAAGGGTTTTTAGAATCTTCAAACTCTCCCGCCACTCTAAAGGCCTCCAGATCCTGGGCCAGACCCTCAAAGCTAGTATGAGAGAGCTAGGGCTgctcatcttttttctcttcattggGGTAATACTGTTTTCTAGTGCAGTGTACTTTGCCGAGGCGGAAGAAGCTGAGTCGCACTTCTCCAGTATCCCCGATGCTTTCTGGTGGGCGGTGGTGTCCATGACCACTGTAGGATACGGTGACATGTACCCTGTGACAATTGGAGGCAAGATCGTGGGCTCCTTGTGTGCCATCGCTGGTGTGCTGACAATTGCCCTGCCCGTACCTGTCATTGTGTCCAATTTCAACTATTTCTACCACCGAGAAACTGAGGGGGAAGAGCAGGCTCAGTTGCTCCATGTTAGTTCCCCTAATTTAGCCTCTGACAGTGACCTCAGTCGGCGTAGTTCCTCTACTATCAGCAAATCTGAGTACATGGAGATTGAAGAAGATATGAATAATAGCATAGCCCATTATAGACAGGCCAATATCAGAACTGGCAATTGCACCACAGCTAACCAAAACTGCGTTAATAAGAGCAAGCTACTGACCGATGTTTAG